In one window of Mytilus galloprovincialis chromosome 6, xbMytGall1.hap1.1, whole genome shotgun sequence DNA:
- the LOC143077962 gene encoding matrilin-3-like, protein MRLHVICQIFILLVLYHFKRTTADTRDVVFVLDRSGSIYYEDFYEAVDFLYNVTKWLTIGTSTDELQISVITFSNTVTEEFDLNDYTSKSDLLDAIEAVKSRSPGGQTYTHDALEFCYSSSFTSGHGSRSGVPKAVVVLTDGISTETAETSTQASILQNAGIEVYAIGIGSVVTSSMTELESIASDPDSYYVNTVGTFSNLCLLVPELVVKLDSNVLESAVDKCGVFNTSSTEEDTSGTVSDNTPVYIAAVSGVAATAAIIGGIGVGVAKALAAM, encoded by the exons atGTTGTGTTTGTCCTAGATAGATCCGGCAGCATCTATTACGAAGATTTTTACGAAGCTGTTGACTTTCTTTACAATGTTACTAAATGGTTGACAATTGGAACATCCACTGACGAACTTCAAATTTCTGTGATCACATTTTCAAATACAGTTACAGAAGAATTTGATTTGAATGACTATACATCAAAATCTGATCTCCTGGATGCCATTGAAGCAGTTAAATCGAGATCACCAGGAGGACAAACATACACACACGATGCTCTCGAATTTTGTTACAGTTCATCCTTTACGTCAGGTCATGGTTCTCGAAGCGGTGTGCCAAAAGCTGTAGTTGTTTTAACAGATGGAATATCAACCGAGACGGCAGAAACGAGTACACAAGCCAGCATACTACAAAATGCTGGGATTGAAGTGTATGCCATTGGCATTGGTTCAGTTGTTACTTCATCGATGACAGAACTAGAATCTATTGCTTCAGATCCAGACTCTTACTATGTTAATACAGTTGGAACATTCTCAAATTTGTGTTTACTTGTACCAGAATTGGTGGTAAAGCTAg aCAGTAACGTACTAGAATCAGCAGTAGATAAATGTGGGGTGTTTAATACCAGCAGTACTGAGGAAGACACAAGCGGgacag TTTCAGATAACACACCCGTTTACATTGCTGCAGTATCTGGGGTAGCAGCTACAGCAGCCATTATTGGTGGAATTGGTGTTGGTGTAGCAAAAGCTTTAGCGGCCATGTAA